The Leptospira levettii genome has a segment encoding these proteins:
- the cobA gene encoding uroporphyrinogen-III C-methyltransferase, whose product MNATFTNEKRGKVFLVGAGPGDPELLTIKALKILRKADIVFYDDLVSPRILGVCRKRIQMVYVGKRLGIHSCLQDEINQKLIQATHEHHTVVRLKGGDPSIFGRVGEEVLSLLRDGIQCEIVAGITTASGVAASLGSPLTHRDYAREILFLSGHKKDGVNSDSFQNLNCIGKTIIIYMGLNSLGPIVSELINSGNSKDTKMAVIQNATLESERVFTGNLETIESIVEENKVKSPAIIVIGEIVRFYEEIKSLKNGCASILSPI is encoded by the coding sequence ATGAATGCCACTTTTACAAATGAAAAACGAGGGAAAGTATTCCTTGTGGGCGCAGGACCTGGAGACCCAGAGTTACTCACCATCAAAGCATTAAAAATACTGAGAAAAGCAGATATTGTTTTTTATGATGATTTAGTTTCTCCTCGGATCCTAGGAGTGTGTAGGAAAAGGATTCAAATGGTATATGTAGGGAAACGATTGGGAATTCATAGTTGTCTACAAGATGAAATCAATCAAAAACTCATCCAAGCAACACATGAGCATCATACAGTAGTTAGATTAAAAGGTGGAGATCCTTCAATTTTTGGTAGAGTCGGCGAAGAAGTTTTATCCCTTCTCCGAGACGGAATCCAATGTGAAATTGTTGCAGGAATCACAACAGCTTCGGGTGTTGCCGCTTCACTTGGCTCTCCATTAACACATAGAGATTATGCAAGGGAAATATTATTTTTATCAGGCCACAAAAAAGACGGCGTAAACTCTGATTCTTTTCAGAACTTAAACTGTATCGGAAAAACCATTATCATTTATATGGGTTTAAATTCGCTTGGACCGATAGTTTCCGAACTTATCAATTCAGGGAATTCAAAAGATACAAAAATGGCTGTGATTCAAAACGCCACCTTAGAATCGGAACGTGTTTTTACAGGGAATCTGGAAACAATTGAGTCCATTGTAGAAGAAAACAAAGTCAAGTCACCTGCAATCATCGTCATTGGCGAGATTGTTCGATTTTATGAAGAAATAAAATCATTAAAAAATGGCTGTGCTTCCATTCTATCTCCAATATAA
- the nirB gene encoding nitrite reductase large subunit NirB, producing MIKRKLVVIGNGMVGHRFCEKLVEYGGTDKFEITVLGEEPRRAYDRVHLSEYFANRSADSLYLSSPDWYRSNGIKLLLSEPAVSLDTVRRKLVTSLGTELEFDELIFATGSSPFIPPLEGLDKEGVFVYRTIEDLEETLEYSKKIKKAAVLGGGLLGLEAAKALVDLGKETHVIEFAPRLMPRQLDDGGAAILKSKIEEIGVEIHLNKQTERVLGEKKIEGFAFKDGGTLDFDLLIVSAGIRPRDELAKEAGISVGERGGIIVDDGMGTNVYGIYAIGEVALHRNFIYGLVAPGYEMAETLAFNLCSPGNKPKVYSGSDLSTKLKLIGVEVASFGDALGQNEHIPIVFKNPRSGVYKKLVISPDGKYLLGGILVGDAKAYGNLLSFYLNKMELPEEPETLIVGSVSSENLFGADTLPDEAKICSCNNVSKGDILTAIREKECSDITSLKNCSKAGSGCGGCLPQVNSILKAELKTQGKVVTEHLCEHFKFSRKELYQVIKVKSLKTFPDVIKEIGKGNGCEICKPAVASIIASIWNEPILKHREIQDTNDKYLANIQRGGTYSVVPRIPGGEITPDKLIVIGDVAKKYNLYCKITGGQRIDLLGARIDQLPSIWKDLVEHGFESGHAYGKSMRTVKSCVGSTWCRFGVQDSTSFAIKLEERYKGIRAPHKLKCGVSGCIRECAEARGKDFGIIATERGWNLYIGGNGGVNPKHAILFAEDLDEDTCIKYIDRYMMFYIRTADKLMRTSTWLEQLEGGIEYLKDVVINDRLGINSQLDEEMKHLVNTYHCEWKDVVEDPEKQKKFKHFVNSNETDPNIQFTEERGQIRPVDWVEKDLVKT from the coding sequence ATGATCAAGCGGAAGTTAGTTGTTATTGGAAATGGTATGGTGGGTCACAGGTTCTGTGAAAAACTCGTAGAATACGGTGGGACTGACAAATTTGAAATCACGGTCCTCGGTGAAGAACCAAGACGCGCTTATGACCGCGTACATCTTTCAGAATATTTTGCCAATCGCTCTGCTGATTCATTATACCTTTCTTCCCCTGATTGGTATCGAAGTAACGGAATCAAATTATTATTATCAGAACCTGCTGTATCGTTAGATACTGTACGGAGAAAACTAGTCACAAGTTTAGGTACAGAATTAGAATTTGATGAATTGATTTTTGCAACAGGTTCATCTCCTTTTATCCCACCTCTTGAAGGTTTAGACAAAGAAGGAGTTTTTGTATACAGAACCATTGAAGATTTAGAAGAAACATTAGAATATAGTAAAAAAATAAAAAAGGCAGCAGTGCTTGGTGGAGGTTTACTTGGATTAGAAGCAGCGAAGGCACTTGTTGATTTAGGGAAAGAAACCCATGTCATTGAATTTGCACCTAGACTGATGCCTCGCCAATTGGACGATGGTGGAGCTGCCATCTTAAAATCAAAAATTGAAGAAATTGGTGTTGAAATCCATTTAAACAAACAAACAGAAAGAGTTTTAGGTGAGAAAAAAATAGAAGGTTTTGCCTTTAAAGATGGTGGGACCTTAGATTTCGATTTATTAATTGTATCAGCGGGGATTCGCCCAAGAGATGAATTGGCAAAAGAAGCAGGTATCTCCGTTGGTGAACGTGGTGGTATCATTGTTGATGATGGCATGGGAACCAATGTTTATGGAATTTATGCTATTGGTGAAGTAGCACTCCACAGAAATTTTATTTACGGTCTTGTAGCTCCCGGTTACGAGATGGCAGAAACATTAGCGTTTAATCTTTGTAGCCCAGGGAATAAACCAAAGGTATATTCTGGATCTGATCTATCCACTAAGCTAAAGTTAATTGGTGTAGAGGTCGCCTCTTTTGGAGATGCACTAGGACAAAATGAACATATACCTATCGTTTTTAAAAATCCAAGAAGTGGAGTTTATAAAAAACTTGTCATATCTCCAGATGGAAAGTATTTACTCGGTGGAATCCTTGTTGGGGATGCAAAGGCTTATGGTAATCTATTGTCTTTTTACCTCAACAAAATGGAATTACCAGAGGAACCAGAAACATTAATTGTTGGGTCTGTTTCTTCTGAAAATCTTTTTGGAGCAGATACTCTTCCAGATGAAGCAAAAATTTGTTCCTGCAATAATGTTTCTAAAGGCGATATCTTAACAGCCATCCGAGAGAAGGAATGTTCTGATATCACAAGTCTTAAAAATTGTTCAAAGGCAGGGAGTGGATGTGGTGGGTGTTTACCTCAAGTTAATTCTATACTCAAAGCAGAACTAAAAACACAGGGGAAAGTGGTCACTGAACACCTTTGCGAACACTTTAAATTTTCAAGAAAAGAACTTTACCAAGTAATCAAAGTTAAATCATTAAAAACGTTTCCAGATGTGATCAAAGAAATAGGGAAAGGAAATGGTTGTGAGATTTGTAAACCTGCAGTTGCTTCCATCATTGCAAGTATTTGGAATGAACCAATTTTAAAACATAGAGAAATCCAAGACACAAACGATAAGTATTTAGCCAACATCCAAAGAGGAGGCACATATTCAGTAGTGCCAAGGATTCCAGGCGGAGAAATCACTCCGGATAAACTCATTGTCATCGGTGATGTAGCAAAAAAGTACAATCTGTACTGTAAAATCACAGGTGGACAACGCATTGATTTGTTAGGTGCTAGGATTGACCAACTTCCATCTATCTGGAAGGATTTGGTGGAACATGGTTTCGAAAGTGGACATGCTTACGGAAAATCAATGCGAACAGTCAAAAGTTGTGTTGGTTCTACTTGGTGTCGATTCGGTGTACAGGACAGTACCTCATTTGCCATCAAACTAGAGGAACGTTATAAAGGAATACGTGCTCCTCATAAATTAAAGTGTGGTGTATCTGGTTGTATTCGTGAATGCGCAGAAGCTCGTGGTAAGGATTTTGGTATCATCGCAACCGAAAGAGGATGGAATTTATACATCGGTGGAAATGGTGGCGTCAATCCAAAACATGCGATTCTTTTCGCTGAAGATTTGGATGAAGATACATGCATCAAGTATATTGATCGTTATATGATGTTTTATATCAGAACAGCTGATAAATTGATGAGGACTTCTACATGGCTTGAGCAGTTAGAAGGTGGAATTGAGTATTTGAAAGATGTTGTGATCAATGATCGCCTTGGAATCAATTCACAGTTAGATGAAGAAATGAAACATCTAGTAAATACTTATCATTGTGAATGGAAAGATGTTGTCGAAGATCCTGAAAAACAAAAAAAATTCAAACACTTTGTCAATAGTAACGAAACAGATCCTAACATTCAATTCACAGAGGAACGTGGTCAAATTAGGCCAGTGGATTGGGTTGAAAAAGACCTAGTTAAAACATAA
- a CDS encoding nitrate reductase yields the protein MQTTETYPSTCSYCGVGCGVLVEKLEKNEIRIEGDKDHPANLGLLCSKGRNLHYTVMDRSDRILFPMQRVNRTSDLSRISWDEALDGISDRFKQIIRTHGPDSVGFYVSGQLLTEEYYIINKLIKGFIGSNNIDTNSRLCMSSAVVGYKMALGEDSVPISYEDIELADCFLIAGANPAWCHPILFRRIEAQKKNFPNTKLIVVDPRKTDTCEDADLHLQIHPGTDIYLFHAIAKILIDHNWIDNEFIESHTEGFEGLNVFLRTFDLQEAANICGIPLYEIELAAKYIHEAKGFLSLWAMGLNQSVIGVNKNLALLNLSLITGKIGKPGSGPFSLTGQPNAMGGREVGGLCNLLPAHRDLSNPNHRKEVERFWNITEDTIQSKPGYTAVEMFENLKSGKMKAIWIICTNPTTSLPDARMVEQGLRESELVIVQDISMSSAAIPYADYVLPAAGWAEKQGTMTNSDRRVTYLSKIMEPPGEAMADTWIIQKFATRMGFGSFFSYKSEEDVFLEHCALTEGTKIDISGLDYSILQKKRSVQWPFPKNSVDGTPRLFTDHIFYRPNGKAKIFDVIPEDTSEKTSEAYPLILTTGRIRDQWHTMTRTGKVRKLMEHKSEPYLEIHPTDANVVGVIDGGIVEVLNDRGSVRVKAKLTDSIKKGTVFLPMHWGKKNKNDAFRANNLTNKEYDPFSKQPGFKISAVKVIPYAKEREKILIIGGGNSTSAFIKHYKELCPDDEITVLCKEENPLYNRILLPDFISGEKEFIELASVSVEEVENWEIELHTSTTVTEILPEAKIVKDSLGNVHSYNKLIIATGSSPQIPKSISQSMVGVFSLRAKTDADKIKGFFVPDSYALIVGGGLLGLELASALKSLGVKVSVLVRTNRLMSKQLDAVACEILKEEIESRGIEVIFNSEIKKVHGYDRVSYVELKDGKKLYPDGIVYAMGTSPNLVLAKEMGIDIGEGIKVNEFLQTSDPDIYAIGEVAEHTSGVYGTVLAAEEQAKVAANHIYGYQFQIYSGSLHSNLLKIPGLELVSLRLPGIQFENLTDEYEEIVFLDRKKHKYKKCIVKGDKLVGAILVGDKSEFVEYKNLIASGLELGEKRNQLLSSISSAKPPKGALVCSCNGVGKGNIEDEILCGAKNLTEVMEKTGAGTGCGSCRPEVNQIIKNLISK from the coding sequence GTGCAAACTACAGAAACCTATCCTTCTACGTGCTCTTATTGTGGTGTTGGTTGTGGTGTCCTTGTCGAAAAATTAGAAAAAAATGAAATTCGAATCGAAGGGGACAAAGACCACCCAGCCAATTTGGGTTTACTTTGCTCGAAAGGGAGAAACCTACACTATACTGTGATGGATCGAAGCGACCGGATTTTGTTTCCGATGCAAAGGGTAAATAGAACTTCGGATCTTTCAAGAATTTCGTGGGATGAGGCTCTTGATGGAATTAGTGATAGGTTTAAACAAATTATCAGAACACATGGTCCAGATTCTGTTGGATTTTATGTATCAGGTCAATTATTAACAGAAGAATATTATATTATCAATAAATTAATCAAAGGTTTTATCGGAAGTAATAACATCGATACCAACTCTAGACTTTGTATGAGTTCTGCAGTTGTGGGGTACAAGATGGCGTTAGGTGAAGATAGTGTTCCCATTTCTTACGAGGACATTGAACTTGCTGATTGTTTCCTCATTGCGGGTGCAAATCCAGCTTGGTGCCATCCTATTTTATTTAGAAGGATAGAAGCACAAAAGAAGAATTTTCCCAATACAAAACTCATTGTTGTAGATCCAAGAAAAACAGATACATGCGAGGATGCAGATTTACATTTACAAATCCATCCTGGAACTGACATTTATCTCTTCCATGCAATTGCCAAAATTTTAATCGATCACAATTGGATCGATAACGAGTTTATCGAATCTCATACAGAAGGTTTTGAAGGTTTAAATGTCTTTCTGAGGACGTTTGATTTACAGGAAGCTGCCAATATCTGTGGTATTCCTTTATATGAGATCGAGTTAGCAGCCAAATACATCCATGAGGCAAAAGGATTTTTGTCATTATGGGCAATGGGATTGAACCAAAGTGTGATTGGTGTGAATAAAAATTTAGCGTTGCTCAATTTATCTCTGATTACAGGCAAAATTGGAAAACCAGGATCTGGACCTTTTTCTTTGACTGGCCAACCAAATGCAATGGGTGGAAGGGAAGTTGGTGGGCTTTGTAATTTATTGCCTGCGCACCGTGACCTGAGTAATCCAAATCATCGCAAGGAAGTAGAAAGATTTTGGAACATTACTGAAGATACAATACAGAGTAAACCAGGGTATACTGCGGTTGAAATGTTTGAAAATCTAAAATCTGGAAAAATGAAAGCAATTTGGATCATATGTACGAATCCCACTACGAGTTTGCCGGATGCGAGGATGGTAGAACAAGGGTTACGTGAGTCAGAACTTGTAATTGTACAGGATATTTCCATGAGTTCTGCAGCTATCCCCTATGCTGATTATGTATTACCGGCAGCAGGTTGGGCTGAAAAACAAGGTACAATGACAAACTCAGATCGCAGAGTGACTTACTTATCTAAAATTATGGAACCTCCAGGGGAAGCGATGGCTGATACTTGGATCATCCAAAAGTTTGCAACCAGAATGGGTTTTGGTTCTTTTTTCTCATACAAATCAGAAGAAGATGTATTTTTAGAACATTGTGCACTAACGGAAGGAACAAAAATAGATATTAGTGGATTAGATTATTCGATATTACAAAAAAAGAGATCAGTACAATGGCCATTCCCTAAAAATAGTGTAGATGGAACTCCTCGATTATTTACTGATCATATTTTTTATCGTCCAAATGGCAAAGCTAAGATTTTTGATGTCATACCAGAAGATACATCAGAAAAAACATCCGAAGCATATCCTTTGATCCTCACTACAGGTAGAATCAGAGACCAGTGGCATACCATGACTCGAACAGGAAAAGTGCGAAAACTCATGGAACACAAATCAGAGCCTTACCTTGAAATCCATCCAACAGATGCGAATGTTGTAGGTGTGATTGATGGTGGTATTGTTGAAGTTCTGAATGATAGAGGAAGTGTTCGTGTGAAGGCGAAACTCACAGATTCCATCAAAAAAGGAACTGTATTTTTACCGATGCATTGGGGGAAAAAAAATAAAAATGATGCCTTCAGAGCTAATAATTTAACGAACAAAGAGTATGACCCTTTTTCTAAACAACCTGGGTTCAAGATTTCAGCAGTTAAGGTAATTCCATATGCAAAAGAAAGAGAAAAAATTCTGATCATTGGCGGTGGCAATAGTACCTCCGCCTTTATCAAACATTACAAAGAGCTTTGCCCAGATGATGAAATCACTGTTTTATGTAAGGAAGAAAATCCGCTATACAATCGAATTTTATTACCAGACTTTATCAGCGGTGAAAAAGAATTTATAGAGTTGGCAAGTGTTAGTGTAGAAGAAGTAGAAAATTGGGAGATTGAGTTACATACTTCAACCACTGTAACAGAAATTTTACCAGAAGCTAAAATTGTTAAGGATTCATTGGGAAATGTTCATTCCTATAACAAACTCATCATCGCAACAGGAAGTAGTCCTCAAATTCCAAAATCGATTTCCCAATCAATGGTGGGTGTGTTTAGTTTAAGAGCAAAAACGGATGCTGATAAAATCAAAGGTTTTTTTGTCCCTGATTCATACGCCTTAATTGTTGGGGGTGGATTACTTGGATTAGAACTTGCTTCTGCGCTTAAGTCACTAGGTGTCAAAGTGTCAGTTCTAGTCAGAACAAATCGATTGATGTCCAAACAACTGGATGCCGTTGCTTGTGAGATTTTGAAAGAGGAAATTGAGAGCCGTGGAATAGAAGTTATATTCAATTCAGAAATCAAAAAAGTTCATGGATACGATCGAGTATCTTATGTTGAATTAAAAGATGGTAAAAAACTTTATCCTGATGGAATTGTTTATGCAATGGGAACAAGTCCAAATTTGGTTTTAGCAAAAGAGATGGGTATCGACATTGGAGAAGGTATCAAAGTAAACGAATTTTTACAAACATCAGATCCTGATATTTATGCAATTGGTGAAGTCGCCGAACATACATCAGGTGTTTATGGAACTGTGCTTGCCGCCGAAGAACAGGCAAAAGTAGCAGCAAACCACATTTATGGTTACCAGTTCCAAATATATTCTGGATCTTTACATTCGAATTTATTAAAAATTCCAGGTTTAGAACTTGTTTCCCTCCGTTTACCAGGCATTCAATTTGAGAATTTGACAGATGAATATGAAGAAATCGTTTTCCTCGATCGAAAAAAGCATAAATACAAAAAATGTATCGTAAAAGGTGACAAACTAGTTGGCGCCATTCTTGTTGGAGATAAATCGGAATTTGTAGAATATAAAAATCTGATCGCTTCAGGTTTAGAGTTAGGAGAGAAACGAAACCAACTTTTATCTAGCATATCATCCGCCAAACCGCCGAAAGGTGCTTTGGTTTGCTCCTGTAATGGTGTTGGAAAAGGTAATATCGAGGATGAAATTCTTTGTGGCGCCAAAAATTTGACAGAAGTGATGGAAAAAACTGGAGCAGGGACTGGTTGTGGAAGTTGCAGACCTGAAGTGAATCAGATCATAAAAAATCTGATCTCAAAATGA
- a CDS encoding molybdopterin molybdotransferase MoeA: MISYSEAIDLILNESKSYGSELIPLNYALGRVLSEEIFADRDYPPFHRSAMDGFAISYNEYLKGKQFQYERELHAGFTLTKLPNESVIRIMTGAPVPEGFDVVIKIEDAILSERDGIRYVSFPMEQVLQWQNIAKQGEDAKKGDSLLPIGTKLRLSEISLLASLGKSTVSVFSFPKVRIISTGNEVIPIHENPLPHQIRDSNSVTISTSLLKFGIIPDQITHVPDDQIQMENIVKHGLDCDILILSGGVSMGEKDLVPNILSKLGVKKIFHKTAIKPGKPIWFGKKENTIVFGLPGNPFSVQICFRIFIDPYLRSSLSLKRESSLKLPILGSKKKKHDLTEFFPVQLVTKEKTYLVSIPFNGSGDIKAGRYSDGLGIFPSESKQLDSEQVIEFLPW, from the coding sequence TTGATCTCCTATTCGGAAGCAATCGATTTAATACTCAATGAATCAAAATCATATGGTTCAGAACTTATCCCACTTAACTATGCATTAGGTAGAGTACTGTCTGAAGAAATTTTTGCAGATCGAGATTACCCACCATTTCATCGTTCTGCGATGGATGGATTTGCAATTTCTTACAATGAATATTTGAAAGGGAAACAATTTCAGTATGAAAGAGAACTTCATGCAGGTTTTACCCTTACGAAACTTCCAAATGAGTCTGTGATTCGTATCATGACAGGTGCCCCGGTCCCAGAAGGATTCGATGTCGTAATCAAAATTGAAGATGCCATACTTTCAGAAAGAGATGGAATTCGATATGTCTCCTTTCCTATGGAGCAAGTATTACAATGGCAAAATATCGCAAAACAAGGTGAAGATGCAAAAAAAGGAGATTCACTGCTACCGATAGGAACTAAACTTCGTCTTTCTGAAATTTCATTACTCGCTAGCTTAGGTAAGTCTACAGTTTCTGTGTTTTCATTCCCTAAGGTACGTATCATTTCAACAGGGAATGAAGTTATTCCAATCCATGAAAATCCTCTTCCACATCAAATCCGCGATTCAAATTCTGTAACGATTTCTACCTCACTATTAAAATTTGGAATTATACCCGATCAAATTACACATGTACCAGATGATCAAATACAAATGGAAAATATCGTAAAACATGGATTAGACTGCGATATATTGATTTTATCTGGTGGTGTATCGATGGGAGAAAAAGATTTAGTTCCCAATATACTTTCAAAGTTAGGAGTAAAGAAAATCTTTCATAAAACAGCCATTAAACCAGGAAAACCAATTTGGTTTGGTAAAAAAGAAAATACGATTGTTTTTGGGCTTCCTGGAAATCCCTTTAGCGTACAAATATGTTTCCGAATCTTTATCGATCCGTATTTAAGATCCTCCCTTTCTTTAAAACGTGAATCTAGTTTGAAATTGCCAATCCTCGGTTCGAAAAAGAAAAAGCATGACCTAACAGAGTTTTTCCCAGTTCAATTGGTCACTAAAGAAAAAACATATTTGGTTTCAATTCCCTTTAATGGAAGTGGAGATATCAAAGCTGGTAGATACTCAGATGGACTTGGTATCTTTCCAAGTGAATCCAAACAATTGGATTCCGAACAAGTGATCGAGTTTTTACCTTGGTAA
- the nirD gene encoding nitrite reductase small subunit NirD gives MLSNQNTKEKVLIGPVSDFEKEGGVSAKIGNKQIAIFYFESRNEWYACDNACPHTGDMVLSRGILGDNNGEPKVVCPLHKRNFSLQSGECLNDDNLKVNLYTVIVENGSVYLEIESNLLRQLGVSP, from the coding sequence ATGTTATCGAATCAAAATACAAAAGAAAAAGTATTGATTGGCCCAGTTTCAGACTTTGAAAAAGAAGGTGGTGTTAGTGCAAAAATCGGAAACAAACAAATTGCCATTTTTTACTTTGAGTCTAGAAATGAATGGTATGCATGTGATAACGCATGCCCCCACACAGGTGATATGGTTTTATCTCGAGGTATACTTGGAGATAATAATGGGGAACCAAAAGTAGTTTGTCCTCTTCATAAACGAAACTTTTCACTTCAATCGGGTGAGTGTTTGAATGACGATAACCTAAAAGTAAATTTATATACTGTCATCGTAGAAAATGGTTCTGTTTATTTAGAAATTGAATCAAACTTACTTCGTCAACTAGGTGTCTCACCATGA
- a CDS encoding MFS transporter, producing the protein MTITPHAKATKIDLFSFKTPQMRTFHLTWIAFFLCFFGWFGIAPLMVYVREELSLTKAQIGNIIIASVAITIFMRLLIGWLCDKIGPRIAYTFLLILGSIPVMCIGLADNYLSFLLLRLAIGAIGASFVITQYHTSVMFAPNIIGTANATTAGWGNLGGGVTQMVMPIIFGFFVAFGFTTGVSWRLAMVVPGIALFLMGIIYYFGTQDTPGGNFKDIKETYPTFQGGKKNTLSNFLLVIKDSRVWLLFLAYGACFGIELTINNIAALYYVDQFKLKPATAGLIAGLFGLMNLFARTLGGVFGDKFGIIWGLRGRVIWLSAALAGEGICLILFSQMTSLILAISSMIVFSLFVQMSEGATFSVVPFVNKKAIGAVSGIVGAGGNAGAVSAGFLFRGEVTYQNALLIIGVIVTVSAFFALLVRFSMEEENEVGEEMKQIIPQSEKKAELATAN; encoded by the coding sequence GTGACGATTACACCTCATGCGAAAGCAACTAAGATCGATTTATTCAGTTTCAAAACTCCCCAAATGAGGACATTCCACCTCACTTGGATTGCATTTTTTCTTTGTTTTTTTGGATGGTTTGGTATTGCTCCACTCATGGTTTATGTAAGAGAAGAACTTTCTCTAACAAAAGCACAAATCGGAAATATCATCATTGCATCAGTAGCGATAACAATATTTATGCGACTTCTAATAGGTTGGTTATGTGATAAAATTGGACCAAGGATAGCGTATACCTTCTTGTTGATTCTCGGATCAATTCCAGTTATGTGTATTGGACTTGCTGATAATTATTTATCATTTTTACTTTTACGTTTGGCTATCGGAGCAATTGGAGCTTCATTTGTAATCACTCAGTACCATACATCTGTTATGTTTGCACCGAACATCATTGGTACAGCCAACGCAACAACAGCTGGTTGGGGCAATTTAGGCGGTGGAGTGACTCAGATGGTAATGCCTATTATATTTGGATTCTTTGTCGCATTTGGTTTCACAACTGGTGTCTCATGGAGACTTGCCATGGTAGTTCCAGGAATTGCTTTATTTTTAATGGGTATAATTTACTACTTCGGAACCCAAGATACACCAGGTGGAAATTTTAAAGACATTAAAGAAACGTACCCTACATTCCAAGGTGGTAAAAAGAATACACTATCTAACTTTCTTTTGGTGATAAAAGACTCCAGAGTATGGTTATTATTTTTAGCATATGGAGCATGTTTCGGAATTGAACTAACAATCAATAACATTGCTGCACTTTATTACGTAGACCAGTTCAAGTTAAAGCCAGCAACCGCAGGTCTTATTGCTGGACTTTTTGGTTTGATGAATCTCTTTGCACGGACATTAGGTGGTGTTTTTGGAGATAAATTCGGAATAATTTGGGGGTTACGTGGGCGAGTGATCTGGTTATCTGCAGCTCTTGCTGGTGAAGGAATTTGTTTGATCTTGTTTTCTCAAATGACATCACTTATCCTTGCAATCTCATCAATGATTGTATTTAGTTTGTTTGTGCAAATGTCAGAAGGTGCAACTTTTTCTGTAGTTCCTTTTGTTAACAAAAAAGCAATCGGTGCTGTATCTGGTATTGTTGGAGCTGGAGGCAACGCTGGCGCCGTTTCAGCTGGATTTTTGTTCCGCGGTGAGGTGACTTATCAAAATGCACTCTTAATCATAGGAGTGATCGTAACAGTTTCTGCTTTCTTTGCATTATTAGTTCGATTCTCAATGGAAGAAGAGAATGAAGTTGGCGAAGAAATGAAACAAATCATACCACAAAGCGAGAAAAAAGCAGAATTGGCGACCGCAAACTAA
- the moaCB gene encoding bifunctional molybdenum cofactor biosynthesis protein MoaC/MoaB, with product MNDITGKRTTLRYAEAEGFVYCQKETIERIKSNTLPKGDLFEVAKAAALLGAKKTSDLIPHCHPVPIDSFSIQFEIMEDKNAVRITTQAKSIGKTGIEMEALTGVTVATLVIYDLLKPIDKSLEISNVRLLEKKGGKTDKQITKFAEGSTAKILVCSDSCFDGKKEDGSGKIIAELLTNESVQVLEIKIVPDEPKEIEQTILTWTKEKIDIIITTGGTGLGPRDNTTDTIKPLFDKEIPGIAETMRSFGQDRTPFAMLSRSVAGSIGKTIIIVVPGSSNGARESLTAILPAVFHAKKMMRGEGH from the coding sequence ATGAATGATATCACGGGAAAAAGAACCACTCTCCGGTATGCAGAAGCGGAAGGTTTTGTCTACTGCCAAAAAGAAACCATAGAAAGGATCAAATCAAATACTTTACCAAAAGGTGATTTGTTTGAAGTGGCAAAAGCAGCGGCCCTGTTAGGTGCAAAAAAAACATCCGACCTTATTCCGCATTGCCATCCAGTTCCCATTGATTCCTTTTCGATTCAATTTGAAATCATGGAAGACAAAAATGCCGTTCGTATCACTACCCAAGCAAAATCCATAGGAAAAACAGGAATCGAAATGGAAGCATTAACAGGTGTGACTGTAGCTACACTTGTCATTTATGATCTTTTAAAACCAATTGATAAATCATTGGAAATTTCAAATGTTCGGCTCTTAGAGAAAAAAGGTGGAAAAACAGATAAACAAATAACAAAATTTGCAGAAGGATCAACTGCAAAAATATTGGTTTGTTCGGACTCATGTTTTGATGGCAAAAAAGAAGATGGATCTGGCAAAATCATCGCCGAACTTCTAACCAACGAAAGTGTTCAAGTTTTAGAAATCAAAATTGTACCCGATGAACCTAAAGAAATTGAACAAACTATACTTACTTGGACAAAAGAAAAAATAGACATTATCATAACAACTGGCGGAACAGGTCTTGGCCCAAGAGATAACACAACGGATACCATCAAACCGTTGTTTGATAAAGAAATTCCAGGTATTGCTGAAACCATGAGATCATTCGGTCAAGATAGAACTCCATTTGCGATGTTATCAAGATCAGTTGCAGGTAGTATTGGAAAAACGATAATCATTGTTGTACCTGGGAGTAGCAACGGAGCACGAGAGAGTTTAACTGCGATTTTACCAGCTGTTTTCCATGCAAAAAAAATGATGAGGGGTGAAGGTCATTGA